In one Oscillospiraceae bacterium genomic region, the following are encoded:
- the selB gene encoding selenocysteine-specific translation elongation factor — MKHIVIGTAGHVDHGKTCLTRALTGVDTDRLKEEQKRGITIEIGFAQLTLPNGQTASIIDVPGHEKFIRNMLVGAAGMDVVLMVIAADEGFMPQTREHLGILSLLGVQNGIIVVTKADMVEPEWLEAIEEEAREDVQGTFLQDAPIIAVSSYTGQGIQELKQLVVDLVEGAEQRNQDRPFRLPVDRVFSVDGFGTVVTGTLVEGSLALGDEVCIYPGEKKARVRGLQNHDQSAQRVSAGMRVAVNLSGVDKADLKRGDTLAKPGSMLLSQQMDVQLSMLKDAPYPIKNDSRLHFHHGSRELVCKCVLLGRDTLEAGETGFAQLRFTEPVAAKNGDHFVVRFFSPTVTVGGGVLLNVAPQRHKRNDPKILEGLAARASGSSERQVVQALRDAGVSMLKRAELAKAAGLTEGELDEPLAQLLDEGRAVDLGGRYMDHDAVEGLWDKTVQLLSAYHKAQPLQPGMNRGEFRGKLLPRAPAASVDALVDYLAQHRGLRLEGPTIALPDFQVVWNSFFTELRRQIDGIYGKAGLTTDNLDDILAGFGKKQDGARQVVQRLLYDGDLVALTPQILVCRAAYDRALQTLYGLFEGKPELTLGEARDALGVSRKYALALLEYWDSAGITRKTGDLRTLGRRV, encoded by the coding sequence ATGAAACACATCGTCATCGGCACCGCGGGCCACGTGGACCACGGCAAGACCTGCCTCACCCGCGCCCTCACCGGCGTGGACACCGACCGCCTCAAGGAGGAGCAGAAGCGGGGCATCACCATCGAGATCGGCTTCGCCCAGCTCACCCTGCCCAACGGCCAGACCGCCAGCATCATCGACGTGCCGGGGCACGAGAAGTTCATCCGCAACATGCTGGTGGGCGCGGCGGGCATGGACGTGGTGCTCATGGTCATCGCGGCGGACGAGGGCTTTATGCCCCAGACCCGGGAGCACCTGGGCATCCTCTCCCTGCTGGGGGTGCAGAACGGCATCATCGTGGTCACCAAGGCCGACATGGTGGAGCCCGAGTGGCTGGAGGCCATCGAGGAGGAGGCCCGGGAGGACGTGCAGGGCACCTTCTTACAGGACGCGCCCATCATCGCCGTGTCCTCCTACACCGGCCAGGGCATCCAGGAGCTCAAGCAGCTGGTGGTGGATCTGGTGGAGGGGGCCGAGCAGCGCAACCAGGACCGGCCCTTCCGCCTGCCCGTGGACCGGGTGTTCTCGGTGGACGGCTTCGGCACCGTGGTCACCGGCACCCTGGTGGAGGGCTCCCTCGCCCTGGGGGACGAGGTGTGTATCTACCCCGGCGAGAAAAAGGCCCGGGTGCGGGGCCTGCAAAACCACGACCAAAGCGCCCAGCGCGTCTCGGCGGGTATGCGGGTGGCGGTCAACCTCTCGGGGGTGGACAAGGCGGATCTCAAGCGGGGGGACACCCTGGCGAAGCCCGGCTCCATGCTCCTGTCCCAGCAGATGGACGTGCAGCTGAGTATGCTCAAGGACGCGCCCTACCCCATCAAAAACGACTCCCGGCTCCACTTCCACCACGGCAGCCGGGAGCTGGTGTGCAAATGCGTGCTGCTGGGGCGGGACACGCTGGAGGCCGGGGAGACCGGCTTCGCCCAGCTGCGCTTCACCGAGCCGGTGGCCGCCAAGAACGGCGACCACTTCGTGGTGCGCTTCTTCTCCCCCACCGTCACCGTGGGCGGCGGGGTGCTGCTGAACGTGGCGCCCCAGCGCCACAAGCGCAACGACCCAAAGATTCTGGAGGGGCTGGCCGCCCGGGCCTCCGGCTCGTCGGAGCGTCAGGTGGTCCAGGCCCTGCGGGACGCGGGGGTCAGCATGCTCAAGCGCGCAGAGCTTGCCAAGGCCGCGGGCCTGACTGAGGGGGAGCTGGACGAGCCTCTGGCCCAGCTTCTGGACGAGGGCCGGGCCGTGGATTTGGGCGGGCGCTACATGGACCACGACGCGGTGGAGGGCCTGTGGGACAAGACCGTGCAGCTGCTCTCCGCCTACCACAAGGCCCAGCCCCTCCAGCCCGGCATGAACCGGGGGGAGTTCCGGGGCAAGCTGCTGCCCCGTGCGCCCGCCGCCTCGGTGGACGCGCTGGTGGACTACCTGGCCCAGCACCGCGGCCTGCGGCTGGAGGGCCCCACCATCGCCCTGCCCGACTTCCAGGTGGTCTGGAACTCCTTCTTTACCGAGCTGCGCAGGCAGATCGACGGGATTTACGGCAAGGCGGGCCTGACCACCGACAATCTGGACGACATCCTGGCCGGGTTCGGCAAGAAGCAGGACGGGGCCCGGCAGGTGGTGCAGCGGCTGCTGTACGACGGGGATCTGGTGGCCCTCACCCCCCAGATCCTGGTCTGCCGCGCCGCCTACGACCGCGCCCTGCAAACCCTCTACGGCCTGTTCGAGGGCAAGCCCGAGCTCACCCTGGGCGAGGCGCGGGACGCGCTGGGCGTGTCCCGCAAGTACGCCCTGGCGCTGCTGGAGTACTGGGACAGCGCCGGGATTACCCGCAAGACCGGGGATCTGCGTACCCTGGGCAGGCGGGTATGA
- a CDS encoding N-acetyltransferase: protein MTAPAFTLERWRAGDGEAFYLASRDEALYRCMNDGFPKTPEACRALVRDFAQGGEALRCVRRVTVEGRVAGCVAAFFEGDVSCKNAEIAYWITAGLRGRGIMTQALRAFSALLFRQFGLHRLYARPFADNHASRRLLEKAGFACEGILRESVYRDGRYNDAALYALLAPGGD, encoded by the coding sequence ATGACCGCCCCGGCCTTCACGCTGGAGCGCTGGCGGGCCGGGGATGGGGAGGCCTTCTACCTGGCCTCCCGGGACGAGGCGCTCTACCGCTGCATGAACGACGGCTTCCCCAAAACCCCGGAGGCCTGCCGGGCGCTGGTGCGGGACTTCGCCCAGGGCGGCGAGGCCCTTCGATGTGTGCGGCGCGTCACGGTGGAGGGCCGGGTTGCGGGCTGTGTCGCCGCCTTCTTCGAGGGGGACGTCTCCTGCAAAAACGCCGAGATCGCCTACTGGATCACCGCCGGGCTCCGGGGCCGGGGGATTATGACCCAGGCCCTGCGGGCGTTTTCCGCGCTGCTCTTCCGTCAATTCGGCCTCCACCGGCTCTACGCCCGCCCCTTCGCGGACAACCACGCCTCCCGGCGGCTGCTGGAGAAGGCCGGCTTTGCCTGCGAGGGGATCCTGCGGGAGAGCGTCTACCGGGACGGCCGGTATAACGACGCCGCGCTCTACGCCCTGCTCGCGCCGGGCGGGGATTGA
- a CDS encoding DNA-directed RNA polymerase sigma-70 factor, whose amino-acid sequence MEEKLLAEAAGRYAQPLLRYCHHMLCDYHEAQDAVQTVFLKAWEHRERFARGTNLSAWLYRIAYRTCLDLLRGRKRRERLEPPPPSRPDYLGEELRRALEGLTPQERGLVFGRVMEERSYDELADIYGASPAALRKRYERARKKLAAALRPGEEELS is encoded by the coding sequence ATGGAGGAGAAGCTGCTGGCCGAGGCCGCCGGACGTTACGCGCAGCCGCTGCTGCGCTACTGCCACCACATGCTTTGCGACTACCACGAGGCCCAGGACGCGGTGCAGACCGTATTTCTCAAGGCGTGGGAGCACCGGGAGCGCTTTGCGCGCGGCACCAACCTGAGCGCGTGGCTCTACCGCATCGCGTACCGCACCTGCCTGGATCTGCTGCGGGGGAGGAAGCGGCGGGAGCGCCTGGAGCCGCCGCCCCCAAGCCGGCCGGACTATCTGGGCGAGGAGCTGCGCCGGGCGCTGGAGGGGCTCACCCCCCAGGAGCGGGGGCTGGTCTTCGGCCGGGTGATGGAGGAGCGCAGCTACGACGAGCTCGCGGACATCTACGGCGCGTCCCCCGCCGCCCTGCGCAAGCGGTACGAGCGGGCGCGGAAAAAGCTGGCGGCCGCCCTGCGGCCGGGAGAGGAGGAGTTATCATGA
- a CDS encoding stage V sporulation protein AC, which produces MDMTNKEYGAYVNSKSKPSPLWKNLLWAFVTGGLICTGGQGLLNLFRWAGMNENAAATAVSMTLIFLSALFTGLGLFDNLAKHAGAGTLVPITGFANAVVSPALEFKSEGMVMGMSAKMFVIAGPVLVFGISASIIYGLILQLLFRA; this is translated from the coding sequence ATGGATATGACCAATAAGGAATATGGGGCCTATGTCAACTCCAAGTCCAAGCCGTCGCCCCTGTGGAAAAACCTGCTCTGGGCCTTTGTGACGGGCGGGCTGATCTGCACCGGGGGCCAGGGGCTTTTGAACCTCTTCCGCTGGGCGGGGATGAACGAGAACGCCGCGGCCACCGCCGTCTCCATGACCCTGATTTTCCTCTCCGCCCTCTTTACCGGGCTGGGGCTGTTCGATAATCTGGCCAAGCACGCCGGGGCGGGCACGCTGGTGCCCATCACGGGGTTTGCTAACGCGGTGGTCTCCCCGGCGCTGGAGTTCAAGAGCGAGGGCATGGTGATGGGCATGAGCGCCAAGATGTTCGTCATCGCCGGGCCGGTGCTGGTATTCGGCATCAGCGCCAGCATCATTTACGGGCTGATTCTTCAGCTCCTGTTCCGGGCGTAA
- a CDS encoding membrane protein → MASKKEHLFIILAGLIVGAISVVLVAFGNPVNMGFCIACFMRDIAGGVGLHQAAVVQYIRPEIIGLVLGAMIMALAGKEFNVRGGSSPMARFVLGFCVMVGALMFLGCPLRMVIRLGGGDGNAILGLVGFAIGIFVGTLFLKAGFTLKKSTVQPKVEGFLMPAVTVGLLVLVVAAPAFIFFSEKGPGSMRAPLFLALLAGLVVGALAQKSRLCMVGGIRDAFMFKDFHLLMGFAAIFVAVLVGNLIVGAIGAPGGFNPGFAGQPVAHTDGLWNLLGMVLVGLGSVLLGGCPLRQLILSGSGNSDSSMAVLGMVVGAAFCHNFGLASSGEGPTAYGRIAVIIGLVVVAAIGALNLNKKKA, encoded by the coding sequence GTGGCAAGCAAGAAAGAGCATCTGTTTATCATTCTGGCGGGCCTGATTGTGGGCGCTATCTCGGTGGTCCTGGTGGCGTTCGGCAATCCGGTCAACATGGGCTTCTGCATCGCCTGCTTCATGCGGGACATCGCCGGCGGCGTGGGCCTGCACCAGGCGGCGGTGGTGCAGTACATACGGCCCGAGATCATCGGCCTGGTGCTGGGCGCCATGATTATGGCCCTGGCGGGCAAGGAGTTCAACGTCCGGGGCGGCTCGTCCCCCATGGCCCGGTTCGTGCTGGGTTTCTGCGTGATGGTGGGGGCCCTCATGTTCCTGGGCTGCCCTCTGCGTATGGTCATCCGCCTGGGCGGCGGCGACGGAAACGCCATCCTGGGCCTGGTGGGCTTCGCCATCGGCATCTTTGTGGGCACCCTGTTCCTGAAGGCGGGCTTTACCCTGAAGAAGTCCACCGTGCAGCCCAAGGTGGAGGGCTTCCTTATGCCCGCCGTCACCGTGGGCCTGCTGGTGCTGGTGGTGGCCGCCCCCGCGTTCATCTTCTTCTCCGAGAAGGGCCCCGGCTCCATGCGGGCGCCCCTGTTCCTGGCCCTGCTGGCCGGCCTCGTGGTGGGCGCCCTGGCCCAGAAGAGCCGCCTGTGCATGGTGGGCGGCATCCGCGACGCGTTTATGTTTAAGGACTTCCATCTGCTGATGGGCTTCGCGGCCATCTTCGTGGCCGTGCTGGTGGGCAACCTCATCGTGGGCGCCATCGGTGCGCCCGGCGGCTTCAACCCCGGCTTCGCGGGCCAGCCCGTGGCCCACACCGACGGCCTGTGGAACCTGCTGGGCATGGTGCTGGTGGGCCTGGGCTCCGTCCTGCTGGGCGGCTGCCCCCTGCGCCAGCTCATCCTCTCCGGCAGCGGCAACTCCGACTCCTCCATGGCCGTGCTGGGCATGGTGGTGGGCGCCGCCTTCTGCCATAACTTCGGCCTGGCCTCCTCCGGCGAGGGCCCCACGGCCTACGGCCGCATCGCCGTGATCATCGGCCTGGTGGTGGTTGCCGCCATCGGTGCCCTCAACCTGAACAAGAAGAAAGCGTAG
- the selD gene encoding selenide, water dikinase — MGFDSSDDAAVYQVRDDLSIIQTVDFFPPIVDDPFQFGQVAAANALSDVWAMGGAPKIAMNLLTFPSCLSLDVVRAILAGGYDKVLEAGAVIAGGHSIEDKEPKYGLCVTGFARPEEILTNSGAQAGNILVLTKPLGTGILSTAAKADLLSDGEYAQMLELMTTLNQKGQQAMLPVHPTACTDITGFGLLGHVQELAKGSQKTVELWAAEIPVVPRALELAREGIIPAGAYRNRAYLDADVAVDGSVALEYADAFFDPQTGGGLLITVPEARAGELLNRLHDLGVPGAAIGAVLPLGDKLVRVRGGK, encoded by the coding sequence GTGGGCTTCGACTCCAGCGACGACGCCGCCGTCTACCAGGTGCGGGACGACCTGTCCATCATCCAGACGGTGGACTTTTTCCCGCCCATCGTGGACGACCCCTTCCAGTTCGGGCAGGTGGCCGCGGCCAACGCCCTGAGCGACGTGTGGGCCATGGGGGGCGCGCCCAAGATCGCCATGAACCTGCTCACCTTCCCCTCCTGCCTGTCCCTGGACGTGGTGCGGGCCATCCTGGCCGGGGGGTACGACAAGGTGCTGGAGGCCGGGGCGGTCATCGCCGGGGGCCACAGCATCGAGGACAAGGAGCCAAAGTACGGTCTGTGCGTCACCGGCTTCGCCCGCCCGGAGGAGATTTTGACCAACAGCGGGGCACAGGCGGGGAATATTCTGGTACTCACCAAGCCCCTGGGCACCGGCATCCTGTCCACGGCGGCCAAGGCGGACCTGCTCAGCGATGGCGAGTACGCGCAGATGCTGGAGCTGATGACCACCCTGAACCAGAAGGGCCAGCAGGCCATGCTGCCCGTGCACCCCACCGCCTGCACCGACATCACGGGCTTCGGCCTGCTGGGCCACGTGCAGGAGCTGGCCAAGGGGAGCCAAAAGACCGTGGAGCTGTGGGCGGCGGAGATCCCCGTGGTGCCCCGCGCGCTGGAGCTGGCCCGGGAGGGCATCATCCCAGCCGGGGCCTACCGCAACCGGGCGTACCTGGACGCCGACGTGGCCGTGGACGGCAGCGTGGCCCTGGAGTACGCCGACGCGTTCTTCGACCCCCAGACCGGGGGCGGGCTGCTGATCACCGTGCCCGAGGCGCGGGCGGGGGAGCTTTTAAACCGCCTGCACGACCTGGGTGTGCCCGGCGCGGCCATCGGCGCCGTGCTGCCCCTGGGGGACAAGCTGGTGCGGGTGCGCGGGGGGAAATAA
- a CDS encoding LysR family transcriptional regulator: MQLKQLEVFVQVARLKSFSKAADALYLTQPTISAHISALESDLGTRLVIRSTKEIQLTPTGNILFGYATQILGLCERAEQDVRTASSDIQGALAVAASTVPSQYLLPRILPQLRRRYPKVFFQVYQGDSSQVAQKVFENGAELGIIGTPIQKAGCLCTPFFSERMVIATPNTPEFQHLDGHMTDQVLRVSPFLVREPGSGTRKRSEEFLRSIGVDPRDLNLAAQLESTESILQGVRHGLGIAIVSGMACADYVQMGGVLLFDYDSPLLTRQFYLIHHKTRPHSPAAAMLLQELPRFFQEGQVV; encoded by the coding sequence ATGCAGCTCAAGCAACTGGAGGTCTTTGTCCAGGTGGCCCGCCTCAAGAGCTTCTCCAAGGCGGCCGACGCGCTCTATCTCACCCAGCCCACCATCAGCGCCCACATCAGCGCGCTGGAGAGCGACCTGGGCACCAGGCTGGTCATCCGCTCCACCAAGGAGATCCAGCTCACCCCCACGGGCAACATCCTCTTCGGCTACGCTACCCAAATCCTGGGCCTGTGCGAGCGGGCGGAGCAGGACGTGCGCACCGCCTCGTCGGACATCCAGGGCGCCCTGGCGGTGGCGGCCTCCACCGTGCCCTCCCAGTACCTGCTGCCCCGCATCCTGCCCCAGCTGCGCAGGCGCTACCCCAAGGTCTTTTTCCAGGTCTACCAGGGGGACAGCAGCCAGGTGGCCCAGAAGGTCTTTGAGAACGGGGCCGAGCTGGGCATCATCGGCACCCCCATCCAGAAGGCGGGCTGCCTGTGCACCCCCTTCTTCTCCGAGCGTATGGTCATCGCCACCCCCAACACGCCGGAGTTCCAGCATCTGGACGGGCACATGACCGACCAGGTGCTGCGGGTGTCCCCCTTCCTGGTGCGGGAGCCCGGCTCGGGCACCCGCAAGCGCAGCGAGGAGTTTTTGCGCTCCATCGGGGTGGACCCCCGGGATCTGAATCTGGCCGCCCAGCTGGAGAGCACCGAGAGCATTCTCCAGGGGGTCAGGCACGGCCTGGGTATCGCCATCGTCTCGGGCATGGCGTGCGCCGACTACGTCCAGATGGGGGGCGTGCTGCTCTTCGACTACGACAGCCCCCTGCTCACCCGCCAGTTCTACCTGATCCACCACAAGACCCGCCCCCACTCCCCCGCCGCCGCCATGCTCCTGCAGGAGCTGCCCCGGTTCTTCCAGGAGGGGCAGGTGGTCTAG
- a CDS encoding single-stranded DNA-binding protein produces MPHVHEGGRAAVPNQNTGVWMDMQTGWNENRAVLRGRAAADPVLSHENHGVAYDTFPLRVRRLSGAEDVVNVVAARSLLESCPVREGMGLEVEGEVRSFNNKSGRGSRLVITLYARTVYPWAGEDGNELVLAGVLCKPPVLRRTPLGREICDLMLAVNRRYGRADYLPCIAWGALAQQCGAFSVGDGVRLEGRLQSRGYTKVENGVSQARTAYEISVMRLEPIAEE; encoded by the coding sequence ATGCCACATGTGCACGAGGGGGGCCGCGCGGCGGTCCCCAATCAGAACACGGGAGTGTGGATGGATATGCAAACAGGCTGGAACGAGAACCGGGCGGTGCTGCGGGGCCGGGCCGCGGCGGATCCCGTCCTTTCCCACGAGAACCACGGCGTGGCCTACGACACCTTTCCCCTGCGGGTGCGGCGCCTGTCGGGGGCCGAGGACGTGGTGAACGTGGTGGCCGCCCGGTCCCTGCTGGAGTCCTGCCCGGTGCGGGAGGGCATGGGGCTGGAGGTGGAGGGGGAGGTGCGCTCCTTCAACAACAAGAGCGGCCGGGGCAGCCGGCTGGTGATCACCCTCTACGCCCGCACGGTGTACCCCTGGGCGGGGGAGGACGGCAACGAGCTGGTACTGGCCGGGGTGCTGTGCAAGCCCCCGGTGCTCCGCCGGACCCCGCTGGGCCGGGAGATCTGCGATCTCATGCTGGCGGTCAACCGCCGCTACGGCCGGGCCGACTACCTGCCCTGCATCGCCTGGGGGGCATTGGCCCAGCAGTGCGGGGCCTTCTCGGTGGGGGACGGGGTGCGGCTGGAGGGCCGCCTCCAGAGCCGGGGGTACACCAAGGTGGAGAACGGGGTCAGCCAGGCGCGCACGGCCTACGAGATCTCGGTCATGCGCCTGGAGCCCATCGCGGAGGAGTAA
- a CDS encoding flavodoxin — MPLIATILMILAVLVVSGLIAAMALLKGAVRKRDRVRSPEERTFGSGERAALLLYQPSNHGGNVPLTQALAEAVAALGYTVTVNYPSEQLPYNPEDYDLLIFGTNVYMGEVADPVKKYLSAHPFADKRVLLYVTGKLAERPELDALAALVPPGNEVAGVKLRAQEPEKLLDFARGFLQE, encoded by the coding sequence ATGCCGCTGATTGCGACGATACTGATGATACTCGCGGTGCTGGTGGTGTCGGGCCTCATCGCGGCCATGGCGCTTCTAAAGGGTGCGGTGCGCAAGCGGGACCGGGTCAGAAGCCCGGAGGAGCGCACCTTCGGCTCAGGGGAGCGGGCGGCGCTGCTGCTCTACCAGCCCTCCAACCACGGCGGGAACGTGCCCCTCACCCAGGCCCTGGCGGAGGCGGTGGCCGCGCTGGGGTATACGGTCACGGTGAACTACCCCTCCGAGCAGCTGCCCTACAACCCGGAGGACTACGACCTGCTGATTTTCGGCACCAACGTCTATATGGGCGAGGTGGCCGACCCTGTGAAGAAGTACCTCTCCGCCCACCCCTTCGCGGATAAGCGGGTGCTGCTCTACGTCACGGGCAAGCTGGCCGAGCGGCCCGAGCTGGACGCGCTGGCCGCCCTGGTGCCCCCCGGCAACGAGGTGGCGGGCGTCAAGCTCAGGGCCCAGGAGCCGGAGAAGCTGCTGGACTTCGCCAGGGGCTTTCTTCAGGAATAG
- a CDS encoding ethanolamine utilization protein EutQ yields the protein MERTELEALVRQILLEKLGGGGPGVKAVKVPRIFVTEADRLDTGNPGDRVYTKDLLTLEESPRMGVGIMEMTDTTFPWTLNYDEMDYVVEGRLEIVAGGERVSAGPGEILYIPKGSGIKFSVAGHARFLYFVYPADWQKQQ from the coding sequence ATGGAACGCACTGAGCTGGAGGCGCTGGTGCGCCAAATCCTGCTGGAGAAGCTGGGGGGCGGCGGCCCGGGGGTAAAGGCCGTGAAGGTGCCCCGGATCTTCGTCACCGAGGCCGACCGCCTGGACACCGGCAACCCCGGCGACCGGGTGTACACCAAGGATCTCCTGACCCTGGAGGAGAGCCCCCGCATGGGCGTGGGCATCATGGAGATGACCGACACCACCTTCCCCTGGACCCTCAATTACGACGAGATGGACTACGTGGTGGAGGGCCGGCTGGAGATCGTCGCCGGCGGCGAGCGGGTGTCCGCCGGGCCGGGGGAGATCCTCTATATCCCCAAGGGCAGCGGCATCAAATTCTCTGTGGCGGGCCACGCCCGCTTCCTCTACTTCGTCTACCCCGCCGACTGGCAGAAGCAGCAGTGA
- the eutH_2 gene encoding ethanolamine utilization protein EutH: protein MSINQIIIYLMVIFMALGAVDRIIGNKFGLGEKFEEGILAMGSLALAMVGIICLAPVLANLLRPVVVPVYQFLGADPAMFAGTILANDMGGAPLAKELALTPEAGQFGGLIVGSMLGPTIVFTIPVGLGIIQAEDRRYLATGVLAGVITIPVGAFLGGLVAGFPVGMVARNLIPILLFALLIALGLWLIPEGMVKGFQVFGKIVVIVITIGLAAAIIEKLTGLALIPGMNPIEDGVLIVGDIAVVLAGAFPLVYVITKVFQKPLMKLGHLLGMNDIAAAGMVATLANNIPMFGMMKDMDARGKVLNVAFAVSAAFVFGDHLGFTAGFDESMIFPMIIGKLVGGITAVAVAMLFTRKERAHGTH from the coding sequence ATGTCCATTAACCAAATCATCATCTACCTGATGGTCATCTTCATGGCGCTGGGCGCCGTGGACCGGATCATCGGCAATAAGTTCGGCCTGGGGGAGAAGTTCGAGGAGGGCATCCTCGCCATGGGCAGCCTGGCGCTGGCCATGGTGGGCATCATCTGCCTGGCCCCCGTGCTGGCGAACCTGCTGCGGCCGGTGGTGGTGCCGGTGTACCAGTTCCTGGGGGCCGACCCGGCCATGTTCGCGGGCACCATCCTGGCCAACGACATGGGCGGCGCGCCCCTGGCCAAGGAGCTGGCCCTCACCCCCGAGGCCGGGCAGTTCGGCGGGCTTATCGTGGGCTCCATGCTGGGGCCCACCATCGTATTCACCATCCCCGTGGGCCTGGGGATCATCCAGGCCGAGGACCGCAGGTATCTCGCCACCGGCGTGCTGGCGGGCGTGATCACCATCCCCGTGGGCGCCTTCCTGGGCGGCCTGGTGGCCGGGTTCCCCGTGGGCATGGTGGCCCGGAACCTGATCCCCATCCTCCTCTTCGCCCTGCTCATCGCCCTGGGCCTGTGGCTGATCCCGGAGGGCATGGTGAAGGGTTTCCAGGTCTTTGGCAAAATCGTGGTCATCGTCATCACCATCGGCCTGGCCGCCGCCATCATCGAAAAGCTGACGGGCCTGGCGCTTATCCCCGGCATGAACCCCATCGAGGACGGCGTGCTGATCGTGGGGGACATCGCGGTGGTGCTGGCCGGGGCCTTCCCCCTGGTCTACGTCATCACCAAGGTCTTTCAAAAGCCCCTGATGAAGCTGGGCCACCTGCTGGGCATGAACGACATCGCCGCCGCGGGCATGGTGGCCACCCTGGCCAACAACATCCCCATGTTCGGCATGATGAAGGATATGGACGCCCGGGGCAAGGTGCTCAACGTGGCCTTCGCCGTGTCCGCCGCCTTTGTATTCGGCGACCACCTGGGTTTTACCGCCGGGTTCGACGAGAGTATGATTTTCCCCATGATTATCGGCAAGCTGGTGGGCGGGATCACCGCCGTGGCGGTGGCGATGCTCTTCACCAGAAAGGAGCGCGCGCATGGAACGCACTGA
- a CDS encoding ethanolamine utilization protein EutN, with translation MLLGVVTGKVWATKKCDALTGQTFLTVEAGGAVLVCADCVGAGEGETVLLATGGAARVAAGREIPVDAAIVGIVDTN, from the coding sequence ATGCTGCTGGGGGTTGTGACCGGAAAGGTCTGGGCCACGAAAAAATGCGACGCCCTCACCGGTCAGACCTTCCTGACGGTGGAGGCCGGAGGGGCCGTGCTGGTGTGCGCCGACTGCGTGGGGGCCGGGGAGGGTGAGACCGTCCTCCTGGCCACCGGGGGCGCGGCCCGGGTGGCGGCGGGCCGGGAGATTCCCGTGGACGCGGCCATCGTGGGCATCGTCGATACCAATTGA
- the pduL gene encoding phosphate propanoyltransferase: MNAILTQNLDKLAEEIFSRLTLEIEASGRHVHLCRSDLDALFGPGYRLTPVKDLSQPGQFACAERVTLEGPKGSFRNVVILGPERGESQVEISLTDAVTLGVTPPVRISGDIAGTPGLTLRNGERAISLSHGLIVAKRHIHITPEDAALFGVRDRQTVRLKCFTARPLTFGAVEVRVSPKFRTVVHLDYDEANACGFRKGDRAMILK, translated from the coding sequence ATGAACGCGATACTCACACAAAACCTAGATAAGCTGGCGGAGGAGATCTTCTCCCGCCTGACCCTGGAGATCGAGGCCAGCGGGCGGCACGTCCACCTGTGCCGCAGCGACCTGGACGCCCTCTTCGGGCCGGGGTACCGGCTCACGCCGGTGAAGGACCTGTCCCAGCCGGGACAATTCGCCTGCGCCGAGCGCGTGACCCTGGAGGGACCCAAGGGCAGCTTCCGCAACGTGGTCATCCTGGGCCCCGAACGGGGGGAGAGCCAGGTGGAGATCTCCCTCACCGACGCGGTGACCCTGGGCGTTACGCCCCCCGTGCGCATCTCGGGGGACATCGCGGGCACGCCGGGGCTGACCCTGCGCAACGGCGAGCGGGCAATTTCCCTCAGCCACGGCCTCATCGTGGCCAAGCGGCACATTCACATCACCCCGGAGGACGCGGCACTCTTCGGCGTGCGGGACAGGCAGACGGTGCGCCTGAAGTGCTTCACCGCCCGGCCCCTGACCTTCGGGGCGGTGGAGGTGCGGGTGTCTCCCAAATTCCGCACCGTGGTCCACCTGGACTACGACGAGGCCAATGCCTGCGGGTTCCGCAAGGGCGACCGCGCCATGATTTTAAAGTGA